The following proteins come from a genomic window of Nicotiana tomentosiformis chromosome 12, ASM39032v3, whole genome shotgun sequence:
- the LOC117274930 gene encoding secreted RxLR effector protein 78-like, protein MFYKLIAKVLDGRLQKVMSYIILEAQSGFIPGRRIDDNIILAHELVKSYMRKYISPGCMIKVDLQKAYDSVEWVYLEQVLEGLAFPDKFIKWVMACVRIVNYTILLNGEFVEPFNAAKGMRQGDPIFPFLFAIALEYLRRLPHELK, encoded by the coding sequence ATGTTTTACAAACTAATTGCTAAAGTCCTAGATGGGAGACTTCAAAAAGTCATGAGCTACATCATATTAGAGGCACAATCAGGTTTCATCCCTGGCAGAAGGATAGATGACAACATAATTTTGGCTCATGAGTTGGTCAAATCATATATGAGAAAATATATATCCCCTGGATGCATGATCAAGGTGGACTTACAAAAAGCTTATGATTCTGTGGAATGGGTATACCTTGAACAAGTTTTAGAAGGATTGGCTTTCCCTGACAAGTTCATAAAATGGGTAATGGCATGTGTCAGAATAGTCAATTACACTATCTTGCTTAATGGAGAATTTGTAGAACCTTTCAATGCTGCTAAAGGTATGAGGCAAGGAGATCCAATCTTCCCCTTCCTCTTTGCTATTGCTTTGGAGTATCTGAGAAGACTTCCCCATGAATTGAAATAA
- the LOC138903072 gene encoding uncharacterized protein — MRSGGNEVTKKALITWDKVCLPKSMGGLNMSNLQVWNAVAIAKTYWDLSHKQDKLWIKWIHAFYIKEQSPKTMPIPKTASWMVRKILKARDVISQIQRQLDAKKSAIKQIHLQLIPNYPKTSWRSLMCQNAARPKVIFTMWLQCQWRLLIVDRLKKWGLHVNDICILYQSSLETSDHLFAECNNSRNLWGRLTQ, encoded by the coding sequence ATGCGGTCTGGTGGAAATGAAGTCACAAAAAAAGCTCTCATTACTTGGGACAAAGTCTGCTTACCTAAGTCTATGGGTGGCCTTAATATGAGCAACCTACAGGTGTGGAATGCTGTTGCTATTGCCAAAACATACTGGGACTTATCTCACAAACAAGACAAATTATGGATCAAATGGATACATGCCTTCTACATTAAAGAACAGAGTCCAAAAACCATGCCTATACCAAAGACTGCAAGCTGGATGGTGAGGAAAATTCTGAAAGCAAGGGATGTTATTAGTCAAATCCAAAGACAGCTAGATGCTAAGAAGAGTGCTATAAAACAGATTCATCTCCAATTGATACCAAACTACCCAAAAACTAGCTGGAGGAGTTTAATGTGTCAGAATGCTGCTAGACCTAAAGTTATTTTCACTATGTGGCTGCAGTGTCAATGGAGATTATTGATTGTGGACAGACTTAAGAAATGGGGACTTCATGTGAATGATATTTGTATACTATATCAATCCAGTCTAGAAACAAGTGACCATTTGTTTGCTGAATGTAATAATTCTAGAAATCTATGGGGAAGACTGACTCAGTAG